The Sulfurihydrogenibium azorense Az-Fu1 genome contains the following window.
TTTTGCATATAGGTATCTTTTCCTCTCTTGAAGTCCTTCTATGGTAAGTAGCATCTGACCTATAATTAAATCTTTTTCGGAAAATACTTTGTCGTAAATTTGCATAAGGTATGCCTGTCCTACACTTGCTATAGCCTGTTTTTCTGTAATGGTTTTAGGTCTACTTGGTAATTTTAGCTTTTTTACACCAGCTAAAACAGCTCCAGAAGAGACTATAATAAACTCTCTATCAGAGTATTTTTTTATCTGGTTTGCAATGTCTGTAATGAAATCTATATCTATATCGTTGTTTTTTTCAAGTATTTGAGAACCTATTTTGATGACAATTCTTTTTGCTTTTTTTATGAGCTGATTTTTTTCCATTTGTTTATCCATTTTTTGCAAAAATAAGGTATCCTGTATGAGCTACCATTCTGTCATCAGGACGGAGTCTATCAGGTACAGGTTTATAACTTCTAAGTAGAATCTCTTCTACTTCTAAATCCAGAAAGTTTAACCTTTTTAGTTCTTTTAAAATCTCAATAACTTGGTTAGTGGTAGGAACTAAAAAACCTATCACAGCTCCTTTTTTTAACACAGATTTAACATTTTCAATATACAACCATGGTTCCCTAACATCTATAAACGCAGCATCAAAATCTTTCTCTTGGATTGGTTGGGATAAGTCGTGAAGATGGGGGATAACTATGTGGTCTAACTTTGCAAGCTTTAAGTTATTTAGTGCATTTTTTAAAAATTTTTCCTCTTTTTCATAAACGTATATTTTTCCATCTGGGTTTAGTGCGTTAGCCATTACTATTGTAAGAGCTCCACTTCCTATCCCAGATTCTAAAACCTTCATTCCTGAGGTAAGACCAAGTTTTAAGGTAATATAGGCAGAATCTTTTGGGTATATTATCTGAGTGTACCTTTTTATTCCGTACAATATTAATTCATAAAGGGTTGGTTTTAGTATAAAAAATTCCTCACCTTTATGGGTGAGGACTGTATCTCCAAAGTTTTTACCTATTATATCGTTAAATTTTATAGTTCCTTTATGGGTAGAAAACTCTTTATCTTTTTCTACTATAACAAAAAACGAGTCTTTTTTGCCTTTTAAATGGACTGTATCGCCTTCTTTTATCATTTTTTATGGGATAAAAGCTGTAATGATAACTCTTTGTTGTTGTAAATGTCTATTGAGTAGTTATCCCAAAATACACATGTTCCACCAGCTATAAAACATCCTCCGGAAGGATCTTGATACTTTGCAAACAGTATTTTTTCTTTTCCCAGTAAAGATTTTGCAGTGTCTTCTGCATAAATGATAGGCTCCACGTTATTACCTGTAATTGTAAGGCTGTCTGTACAAGCAAGAACTACTTTATTTATGTTTTTCTCTTTCATCTTTTGACTTGTTTTTGTAGTTGTTATCAGTAGGTTGTCATTGTCGTAGTTGTTAACATCGTCAGTTATAATATCTCCATTAAACTTTATTCCAAATCTTTCTGCCATTGTATTACAGGTATCTGCTATTTTGTCTTCGTTTTTGTAGTATGCAAAGATTCCTACTTTTTTTCCTTTCTTTACTAATTCTTCTATAAAGTCAACTTCTTCTTTTTTAAATGGGATTTCTGGGTAGTTAAAGATAATAACGTCATAGTTAGCAAACTTTTCAAACTCGTCAACTTCTTCTACAGATATATCGTTTTCCTTTGCGTACCTTTGAAGTTTTGAAAAGTAGTAATGGTCCGAAATGATAAACTCTTGATGGGTAGTACTCCAAGCAACTTTAATCAAGCCAAACCTCCTGTAAAAAATTTTTTAAATATTATACAACCTTTTAAAGATGAAAAACTCAAACCATTTTCTAATCTCTATTATAATAAAAGCTGCCATAAACGCTGAAAGTGGATACAACCAGTATTCAACAGGTATTGAAACACAGTGGAGGAAGTCAGGTAAAAGGTATATTAAAGCCACTTGAACAGGTAGTCCTACAAACGCCGTAGCTATGTATATGTAAGGATTTGCTTTAAAGTTTTCTAAAATATTGTAGAAAAATGGAAATTCCCTTACAGACTGCCAACCGTTTGCCCACTGAACAAATATAGTACTCAAAAATGTCACCGTTATAGCTACTTCTAAAGAGGTGGTTTGTAGGAGATGATAGAACATTCCTACTATCATCAATCCCATTAGTATAGAAAAGTATAAAATTCTAAAAATTTGGATTTTATCAATAAACCAAACTGAGAAAGTCTTGGGTTTTAACTTAAATATCCAACTTTCTTCTTTTGAAAAGACTAACGTTTTATCCTGAATTCCATCTGTTACTACGTTTATCCAGAGAATCTAGGTCGCATAAAGAGGTTGTGGAAGTGCTAAAACGACAGCAAAGAAAAGAAGAAATATTTCACTTATACCTGTTGAAAGTAAATAGCTGATTACTTTTCTAAGGTTATGAGATATTCTTCTACCTATTTTTATAGCATCTACTATAACCGATAAATCTCTCTCTAAAAGGATCATCTTCGCTACAGATTTTGTTGCTTGAGACCCTTCATTCATAGCAATTCCTAAATCTGCAGCTTTTACCGCCGGCATATCGTTAACTCCATCCCCCATCATTACAACCTCTTCACCAGCTGATTGTAGTATTTTTACTATTCTGTACTTATCCTCTGGTGTTGACCTTGCAACTACAGAAATGTTGTAAAGTAAATCCTTTAACTCATCGTCTGTGTACTTTTCTAATTCTCTTCCTTCAACGGCTAATTTCCCTTCTTCATGTATACCAACCATTTTGGCAACAGCTACAGCTGTCTTTAAGTTGTCTCCCGTTATCATAATAACCCTTATTCCGGCCCCTTTAGCTGCCTTTACAGCATCTATTGCAGTCTGCTTTGGTGGGTCTAAAAATCCTACCAGTCCTACCAGTTTAATCTTAACTTTAGTTATATCATCTATAGGTTGATCTACAATTTGATAACCAAAGGCAAGTACCCTTAGTCCACTTTCTGCCATTTGGTCATGCTCTAATCTTAGTTTTTCTAAATCTTCTTTGTTTGCTGCTAACTTCTCTAAAGATTCAAAGGCTCCTTTTATAAATAAAATGTTTTTATTTCCTAACTTTGTTAATAGAAGCCATAAGTTTTAATTTTGTGTCAAATGGGTAAAGTTTAACTCTTGGATTTTTTCCTCTTATATCTACATAGTCATAACCGTTATCTTTAAGTCACTTTAACATTGCAGTCTCTATAGGATCTCCCTTTTCTATCTCCGAATCATTACACAAAGCAAAAACCAATGGAATAATCTCATTATCTAAGGAGTATACCTTTTCGACTTTTAACTTATTCTCTGTTATCGTCCCTGTTTTATCGGTACAGATAAAGGTTGCACTTCCAAGGGATTCAACTGCAGGAAGCTGTCTAATAAGAGTTTTCTTTTTATAGAGTGTTATAGCTCCAACTACTAAAGCTATAGTAATCACTACAGGAAGTCCTTCGGGGACAGAAGAAACAAGTTGAGCTATTATAAGCATAACAAGGGTTTTTAACTCTCTGCCTTGAATTAATCCTATAACAAAGATAAACGATAGAATAAGTACAAGTGTAATTATTAATCTTTTTGAGAATGACCTTATTGACCTTGTTAGAGGCGTTTCTCTCTCTTTAATCTTTAATTTGGTGTATATTCTACCCATCTCTGTGTTTAGCCCAACGGCAAAAACAACAGCCTTTGCTACACCTTTAACAACGTAAGTTCCACCGTACCCTATATTTTCTCTCTCGTATATAGGTGTATCTTCAGGTAAAACTTTTTCTGCATGTTTTTCTACTGGTATAGACTCTCCTGTAAGAAGGGATTCATCTACTAAAAGATTGTTTGTTTCTATAAATCTAACATCTGCAGGGATAACATCACCTTCTCTAAGAATAATTATATCCCCTACAGTAATATCTTCAGAAGACAGCTCAACAACCTTCCCATCTCTTAAAACTTCTACTTTGGGTATTGATAACTGTAGAAGGTCTTTTATTTTTGTTTTTGCTTTGTACTCTTGATAGAAACCTATAAGACCATTGACAAAAACAATACCTACGATAAAGTAAAAATCTTTTAAATCTCCCAGATAAAGAGCTATAAATGATGCAAGTATAAGTATGAGGATTAAAGGATTTGTAAACTGTCTTATAAATATCTTTAATGTACTTTCTTCTTCTAACTCTATTTTGTTTTTACCATAAATCTTTAACCTTTTTTCTGCTTCTTGAGTAGATATCCCGTTTATTGAAGATTTAAGTTCTTCTAAGGCTTCTTCAATTGTTTTACTGTGCATTACTTTCATCGTTTTTCTTTCCTCTTTGGACATTTTCTTGATTTTTCTTTACAAACCACATACTCGCTCCAAACATCAAGGCTACTCCTATTATGATAATGATACCTTCAATAAATGAGTTTGCATTGCAAAAAACACCAAATGAAGAGTAAGGGTCGCACTGTTTTAAGTCTGAAATATCTAATGGATTTTTTTCTTCTACCTTTAAAATAAGGTTTAGAATATCCATTTTATCACCTCATAAATCAATATTTTCAGATAAGGCTTTTGTTGCTTTTAAAAGTTGTTTTTGACCTACTTTTGCGTACCTTGCCGTTGTAATAGGTGAAGCATGTCCTAAAAGTTCCTGTATTACTCTCAATTCTGCACCTGATGCCAAGGCTACCGTTGCAGCTGTATGTCGTAGTTTATGTGGGTGCAAGGATGTGGCAATTTTTTTACCAATATCTTTAATTTTTCTCCAAAGTGTGTGGTATGAGATAGGAAATATTGGTGTTTTACTGTCTATGTAATGATTTACTTCTTTTAGGTATTCTACAAGTATTTGTAAAGGCTTACCTGTAATTGGAACTTCTCTCTCTTTATCTCCTTTTCCTACAACTCTTATGTAGGCTATATCATCCTCTTTTAATCCTTCTTCTATAACTTTATCAACAGAAAATGTCTGGTTTTGTCTTTCTATTAAAATGTTTGACTTTTTTATGTTGAGAAGTTCAGAAGACCTAAGCCCTGTTGTTAAAAGAAGTACTACGATAGCTTTGTCCTGAAGGTTATCTATGTTTTTTAAAAGGGTCTTAATCTCTTCGTTTGAGAGAGAAGAGGGTATCCGCTGGGAGATTTTAGGTCTGTGGGATTTTGTGATAGGTGATACCTTTACAAGCTCTAAGTCTATAAGGTATTGGTAAAGTGAGTTTAAAGTAGCTAACTTCCTTGCTATTGTAGAAGATTTCTTTTTTTGGGATTGTAAAACCATACGAAACTTTGCAATGTCTGATTTTGAAACAAGTTCTACTTCTTTATCTCCTACTATTTTTATAAACTGGTTTAGGTCTACACTGTAATTTTTTATTGTGTTTGGAGATTTATCCGCTATGTAAGACAGAAAAAGCTCACAGCACTCAGACAGCTTCATCTCTAACCTTCCCACCTTTTGTAAAGGTTATGTTCTACTTCAAAAATATCTAAAACTTTTCCTATAACAAAGTTTACCATATCATCTACTGTCTTTGGTTTATTGTAAAATCCCGGAGATGCAGAGGCTACTATACCACCTGCGAGCATAACTTTTCTCATATTCTCAATGTGAATAAGAGAAAATGGCATCTCTCTAACAAGAAGTAAAAGTTTTTTTCTTTCCTTTAGTGCAACATCACAGACTCTCTGGATAAGGTTAGAACTTACTCCGTTTGCTACTGCTGCCAGTGTATCCATAGAGCAGGGAGCCACTATCACACCTTGGGTTTTAGTTAAGTACGACCCACTTGATACAGAAGCTCCTATGTTTTGGTTTGATATAACTTCTACATTTTGGTTTAAACTTTTTAAAAAATCAGATTTAGTAATACCTTCTTCTTTTTCCATTACAATGTAAGCTGCATTTGATACAACAAGGTGGACAAAGTGATTTTTAGATAGCTCTTCCACCAACCTTTTACCGTATATAAAACCACTTGCTCCAGTTATACAGACAACAAACTTTTTCATAACTCATATGATAACACAAATTGGAAAAGCTTATAAGCCCCCTTTTTTATGTTATCATATCTTATATGAGAGATTTAAGACCAACATCTAACTTAGTATTACAGGCTATTTTTAACATACTTTACTCTGTTAAAGGTAAGGATTTTTTAGACCTTTTTGCTGGAACAGGACAGGTAGGATTAAAGGCTCTGGAAAAAGGTGGAAAGTCTGTTGTTTTTGTTGATATAGAGAGAAAAAGAGTAGAGAATATAAAGAAAAAAGCAAAAAATTACCAAAATGCCAAATTTGTAGTTTCAGATGCTTTAAAGTTTTTAAAAACAGCTAACTCTTTTGATATAATCTTTGCTGATCCTCCTTACGATTACAAGTTTTATGATAAACTTATACAGCTATCATTTGAAGCTTTAAAAGAAGGTGGAATCTTGATAGTAGAGCATAGGTCAAACAACGACTTAAGTGGTATTCTACCTGATTACTTTTTAGAAAGTAGAAAGTACGGAGATACTGTAATATCTTTCTGGAGAAAGGAATGACAACAAAGGTATGTGTATATCCAGGAACATTTGACCCTGTTCACTTTGGCCATCTTGACATAGTTGACAGGGCACTTAACATATTTGAGACGGTTGTGGTAGCGATTGCAGAAAACCCCAAGAAAGAGCCATTTTTTTCTCTTGAAGAAAGGATAAAGATGTTCCAAGATGCCGTAAGTAAGTACAAAGGAAGAGTTATAGTAGAAGGATTCTCCGGTTTACTTGTCGACTTTGCAAGAAAATACAACACAAAGATTATAATAAGAGGTGTGAGACTTTTTACAGATTTTGAGTATGAACTTCAGATAGCCATGACAAACTACAAATTAGACAAAGTAGAGACATTTTTTATGATGCCACAACAAGAACTTATACACATAAGTTCCTCGATAGTAAAAGATGTGGCAATACATGGTGGAGATATAAGTAGTATGGTTACTCCCTTTGTAAAAAGTATGTTAGAAGAGAAGGTAAAGACACTATGGAAAAACTCTTAACCCTTTTATTAACCTTTGTTTTAGCTGGTTGTACAGTTAAGGATTACAACACTTACAAACCAAAAGA
Protein-coding sequences here:
- a CDS encoding tRNA (adenine-N1)-methyltransferase; this encodes MIKEGDTVHLKGKKDSFFVIVEKDKEFSTHKGTIKFNDIIGKNFGDTVLTHKGEEFFILKPTLYELILYGIKRYTQIIYPKDSAYITLKLGLTSGMKVLESGIGSGALTIVMANALNPDGKIYVYEKEEKFLKNALNNLKLAKLDHIVIPHLHDLSQPIQEKDFDAAFIDVREPWLYIENVKSVLKKGAVIGFLVPTTNQVIEILKELKRLNFLDLEVEEILLRSYKPVPDRLRPDDRMVAHTGYLIFAKNG
- a CDS encoding cation transporting ATPase C-terminal domain-containing protein; protein product: MLWINVVTDGIQDKTLVFSKEESWIFKLKPKTFSVWFIDKIQIFRILYFSILMGLMIVGMFYHLLQTTSLEVAITVTFLSTIFVQWANGWQSVREFPFFYNILENFKANPYIYIATAFVGLPVQVALIYLLPDFLHCVSIPVEYWLYPLSAFMAAFIIIEIRKWFEFFIFKRLYNI
- a CDS encoding HAD-IC family P-type ATPase, which gives rise to MAESGLRVLAFGYQIVDQPIDDITKVKIKLVGLVGFLDPPKQTAIDAVKAAKGAGIRVIMITGDNLKTAVAVAKMVGIHEEGKLAVEGRELEKYTDDELKDLLYNISVVARSTPEDKYRIVKILQSAGEEVVMMGDGVNDMPAVKAADLGIAMNEGSQATKSVAKMILLERDLSVIVDAIKIGRRISHNLRKVISYLLSTGISEIFLLFFAVVLALPQPLYAT
- a CDS encoding HAD-IC family P-type ATPase gives rise to the protein MKVMHSKTIEEALEELKSSINGISTQEAEKRLKIYGKNKIELEEESTLKIFIRQFTNPLILILILASFIALYLGDLKDFYFIVGIVFVNGLIGFYQEYKAKTKIKDLLQLSIPKVEVLRDGKVVELSSEDITVGDIIILREGDVIPADVRFIETNNLLVDESLLTGESIPVEKHAEKVLPEDTPIYERENIGYGGTYVVKGVAKAVVFAVGLNTEMGRIYTKLKIKERETPLTRSIRSFSKRLIITLVLILSFIFVIGLIQGRELKTLVMLIIAQLVSSVPEGLPVVITIALVVGAITLYKKKTLIRQLPAVESLGSATFICTDKTGTITENKLKVEKVYSLDNEIIPLVFALCNDSEIEKGDPIETAMLK
- a CDS encoding tyrosine-type recombinase/integrase — translated: MKLSECCELFLSYIADKSPNTIKNYSVDLNQFIKIVGDKEVELVSKSDIAKFRMVLQSQKKKSSTIARKLATLNSLYQYLIDLELVKVSPITKSHRPKISQRIPSSLSNEEIKTLLKNIDNLQDKAIVVLLLTTGLRSSELLNIKKSNILIERQNQTFSVDKVIEEGLKEDDIAYIRVVGKGDKEREVPITGKPLQILVEYLKEVNHYIDSKTPIFPISYHTLWRKIKDIGKKIATSLHPHKLRHTAATVALASGAELRVIQELLGHASPITTARYAKVGQKQLLKATKALSENIDL
- a CDS encoding UbiX family flavin prenyltransferase, with protein sequence MKKFVVCITGASGFIYGKRLVEELSKNHFVHLVVSNAAYIVMEKEEGITKSDFLKSLNQNVEVISNQNIGASVSSGSYLTKTQGVIVAPCSMDTLAAVANGVSSNLIQRVCDVALKERKKLLLLVREMPFSLIHIENMRKVMLAGGIVASASPGFYNKPKTVDDMVNFVIGKVLDIFEVEHNLYKRWEG
- a CDS encoding RsmD family RNA methyltransferase; translated protein: MRDLRPTSNLVLQAIFNILYSVKGKDFLDLFAGTGQVGLKALEKGGKSVVFVDIERKRVENIKKKAKNYQNAKFVVSDALKFLKTANSFDIIFADPPYDYKFYDKLIQLSFEALKEGGILIVEHRSNNDLSGILPDYFLESRKYGDTVISFWRKE
- the coaD gene encoding pantetheine-phosphate adenylyltransferase; its protein translation is MTTKVCVYPGTFDPVHFGHLDIVDRALNIFETVVVAIAENPKKEPFFSLEERIKMFQDAVSKYKGRVIVEGFSGLLVDFARKYNTKIIIRGVRLFTDFEYELQIAMTNYKLDKVETFFMMPQQELIHISSSIVKDVAIHGGDISSMVTPFVKSMLEEKVKTLWKNS